From the genome of Xiphophorus hellerii strain 12219 chromosome 11, Xiphophorus_hellerii-4.1, whole genome shotgun sequence, one region includes:
- the aldh3a2b gene encoding aldehyde dehydrogenase family 3 member A2b — protein sequence MSREQQAVARARKAFETGRSRPLEYRIIQLKNLQRLFIERQKEISDAVKKDLNKSEVGTQLYETLGLEGEISLAIRKLREWAAPRPVEKNLLTLSDTVYIQPEPLGVVLIIGAWNYPWAVTVQPLIGAIAAGNAAVVKPSEVCVHTAKVMEDLLPLYIDKELYPVVTGGVSETQELLRQRVDHIFYTGNSTVGKVIMEAAAKNLTPLTLELGGKSPCYIDKNCDISIACRRITWGKYTNCGQTCIAPDYILCDPSIQDRVIEEVKKSIQDFYTEKPKTCPDYGRIINQRHFKRIMALVGDSAVAAGGDGDESDCFIAPTILRDVKPDAKVMQEEIFGPVLPILPVSGLDEAIKFINKGEKPLVLYVFSADEKVINRMRDETSSGGFLANDCLVHFSVSSLPFGGVGNSGMGCYHGKFSFDQLSHLRGCLIKKLKMEGVNNMRYPPHTPKKLGWARFFILKTFDLGWVGRMLLLALMAVVAAFVLQKYLR from the exons ATGTCTCGAGAGCAGCAGGCGGTGGCTCGGGCCAGGAAAGCCTTTGAAACGGGTCGGTCCCGACCTCTGGAGTACCGGATCATCCAGCTGAAGAACCTGCAGCGCTTATTCATAGAAAGGCAGAAGGAGATCTCGGATGCCGTCAAGAAAGATCTCAATAAA AGTGAAGTGGGGACGCAGCTGTATGAGACTCTGGGTCTGGAGGGGGAGATCAGCCTGGCCATCAGGAAGCTGAGGGAATGGGCAGCCCCCCGTCCTGTAGAGAAGAACCTGCTGACCCTCTCTGACACGGTTTACATCCAACCGGAGCCGCTGGGGGTGGTGCTGATTATCGGGGCCTGGAACTACCCCTGGGCGGTCACAGTCCAGCCTCTCATTGGAGCGATTGCAGCAG GTAACGCAGCTGTGGTGAAGCCGTCAGAGgtctgcgttcacactgcaaaGGTCATGGAGGATCTGTTGCCGCTTTATATCGACAAG gagCTTTACCCTGTAGTGACGGGAGGAGTCTCAGAGACCCAGGAGCTTCTGCGCCAGCGAGTCGATCACATCTTCTACACCGGTAACAGTACGGTGGGCAAAGTGATCATGGAGGCCGCCGCCAAAAACCTGACCCCCTTGACCCTGGAGCTGGGCGGCAAGAGCCCCTGCTACATCGACAAGAACTGCGACATTAGCATAGCCTGCAG ACGGATCACATGGGGAAAGTACACAAACTGCGGTCAGACCTGCATCGCCCCAGACTACATCCTCTGTGACCCCAGCATTCAAGACCGGGTCATCGAGGAGGTCAAGAAGTCCATTCAG GATTTCtacacagaaaaaccaaagaCGTGCCCAGATTACGGGCGCATCATCAACCAGCGGCACTTTAAGAGGATCATGGCGTTGGTGGGGGACAGCGCAGTGGCTgcaggaggagacggagacgaGTCAGACTGCTTCATCG CTCCCACAATTCTGCGTGACGTAAAGCCTGATGCCAAGGTGATGCAGGAGGAGATATTTGGACCTGTTCTTCCCATCCTTCCTGTCAGCGGACTGGACGAGGCCATAAAGTTCATCAACAAGGGAGAAAAACCTCTGGTTCTGTACGTCTTCTCTGCAGATGAGAAG gtgaTCAACAGAATGAGAGACGAGACGTCCAGCGGAGGATTCCTGGCAAATGATTGTCTGGTTCATTTCTCTGTCAGTTCGCTGCCTTTTGGAGGAGTGG GAAACAGCGGCATGGGCTGCTACCACGGCAAGTTCAGCTTCGACCAGCTGAGCCACCTGCGCGGCTGTCTCATCAAAAAGCTGAAGATGGAGGGAGTGAACAACATGCGCTACCCGCCACACACACCCAAGAAACTGGGCTGGGCACGCTTCTTCATCCTGAAGACCTTTGACCTCGGCTGGGTGGGcaggatgctgctgctggccttGATGGCCGTGGTGGCAGCTTTTGTGCTACAG AAATATCTCCGCTGA
- the ca4c gene encoding carbonic anhydrase IV c, which produces MRSSLYLLAFLYLRSRASAEWCYQSQTCDDTCKEPSRWAALFPRCGGLSQSPINIVTNKVHFSSALPPFSFFGHTDLINITVENKGHSAHFALPQSVRLTGGALPGHYRAAQFHFHWGGSGTKGSEHTIDGERFPMELHIVHIKEPYSSLEEAEHDMAGIALLALFFEETADDHPHLDTIIAALGQVQNNGSNTVIPNFRLSNIIPAAAELHSYYRYVGSMTTPGCEQAVAWTVFHRMLSISSRQLDAIVKQCRFWTGQPMTNIFRPTQPLDGRVVYSSKSGAAQKRANQMWFVVLSALFMPMILIHII; this is translated from the exons ATGCGTTCTTCTCTCTACCTCCTGGCTTTCCTCTACCTGCGCTCCAGGGCATCAG CTGAGTGGTGTTACCAGAGCCAGACCTGTGATGACACATGCAAAG AACCAAGCCGCTGGGCAGCTCTGTTTCCCAGATGTGGAGGTTTAAGCCAGTCGCCAATTAACATCGTAACCAATAAAGTTCATTTCAGCAGCGCCCTTCCTCCCTTCAGCTTTTTCGGACACACCGACTTAATCAACATCACAGTAGAGAACAAGGGCCACTCTG CTCACTTTGCTTTACCACAGTCAGTGCGGCTGACCGGAGGAGCTCTGCCGGGTCACTACAGAGCGGCCCAGTTTCACTTCCACTGGGGAGGGAGTGGGACGAAAGGATCAGAGCACACCATTGATGGAGAAAGATTTCCAATGGAG TTGCACATAGTCCATATTAAAGAGCCTTACAGCTCTCTGGAGGAAGCAGAACACGATATGGCGGGTATCGCTCTGCTCGCCCTCTTCTTTGAG GAAACAGCAGATGATCATCCTCATCTAGATACAATAATTGCTGCTCTGGGTCAAGTACAAAACAAtg GCAGCAACACAGTGATTCCAAACTTTAGACTGAGTAATATCATCCCGGCAGCCGCCGAGCTTCACAGTTACTACCGCTATGTGGGCTCCATGACAACTCCAGGATGTGAGCAGGCGGTTGCATGGACAGTGTTTCACAGGATGCTGTCAATCAGCAGTCGACAG CTGGATGCTATAGTAAAACAGTGCAGATTTTGGACAGGACAGCCCATGACAAACATCTTCAGACCCACGCAGCCTCTGGATGGCAGAGTCGTTTACAGCTCCAAGTCAGGCGCAGCTCAGAAGAGGGCGAACCAAATGTGGTTTGTCGTCCTCTCAGCTCTGTTCATGCCAATGATCCTGATACATATTATTTAG